The following are from one region of the Salvia splendens isolate huo1 chromosome 2, SspV2, whole genome shotgun sequence genome:
- the LOC121786496 gene encoding phosphatidylinositol 4-phosphate 5-kinase 2-like — MPLTEKGGKMPEPQAENRVKKPSDDDNLERENQKSIDAITTTTTPRSVLIIPRSKSQATSRRVAPTSIEDAGSVRVTEKRLPNGDLYIGTFSNNTPHGSGKYLWEDGCMYEGEWKKGKASGKGKFSWPSGATFEGEFKSGRMEGTGTFIGPDGDMYRGSWCGDRKHGYGVKHYSNGDYYEGQWRRNSQDGQGRYLWSNGNEYIGEWRNGIIHGRGVLVWNNRNRFDGNWENGVPKGQGVFTWPDGSCYIGSWANDLCWSNNTAQILNGTFYPAHTVRNGGVGDEGCFSQKPVGEEGVVAVAGGGKKRSSADGGAAERAFPRICIWESDGEAGDITCDIVDNVVFNQDGIKQFRRNPCCFSGGEAKKTGETISKGHKNYELMLNLQLGIRHSVGKHASNLRELKLSDFDAKEKFWTRFPSEGSKITPPHQSAEFRWKDYNPVVFRHLRQLFQIDPADYMLAICGNEALRELSSPGKSGSLFYLTQDDRFMIKTVKKSEAKVLIKMLPSYHHHVYCYENSLVTKFYGVHCVKPVGGVKTRFIMMGNLFCSEYRIHRRFDLKGSSHGRTTDKLKGDIDETTTLKDLDLDYVFRLHTNWYQDLIKQIDRDCEFLETERIMDYSLLVGLHFRDVSTGDKIGLSPFLLRTGKSDSYKNEKFMRGCRFLEAELQDMDRVLSGRKPLIRLGANMPARAERAARRSLDQCTPGGLSSLTSSRSGEIYEVVLYFGIIDILQDYDITKKLEHAYKSLQVDPASISAVDPKLYSKRFRDFVGRIFLEDR; from the exons ATGCCATTGACTGAGAAGGGGGGGAAAATGCCGGAGCCACAGGCGGAAAACAGAGTGAAGAAGCCAAGCGACGACGAcaatctagagagagaaaatcaGAAATCAATCGACGCGATAACGACGACTACGACGCCGAGGTCAGTGCTCATCATTCCGCGGAGCAAGTCTCAGGCGACGAGCCGCCGCGTGGCACCGACTTCAATCGAAGACGCTGGCTCAGTTAGGGTTACGGAGAAGCGCCTCCCCAACGGAGATCTGTACATCGGGACATTCTCGAATAACACGCCGCACGGATCGGGGAAGTATCTGTGGGAGGACGGGTGCATGTACGAGGGCGAGTGGAAGAAGGGGAAGGCCAGCGGGAAGGGGAAATTCTCGTGGCCGTCCGGCGCTACTTTCGAAGGGGAGTTCAAATCGGGTCGGATGGAAGGAACGGGCACGTTTATCGGGCCGGACGGAGATATGTACCGAGGGTCGTGGTGTGGGGATCGGAAGCACGGGTACGGAGTGAAGCATTACAGCAATGGAGATTACTACGAGGGGCAGTGGAGGAGGAATTCACAGGACGGGCAGGGGAGGTATCTCTGGAGCAACGGGAATGAATACATCGGTGAATGGAGAAACGGAATTATTCATGGAAGAGGCGTTTTGGTCTGGAACAACCGGAATCGATTCGATGGGAATTGGGAAAACGGCGTTCCCAAAGGGCAGGGGGTTTTCACTTGGCCGGACGGGAGCTGTTACATCGGGAGCTGGGCGAATGATTTGTGCTGGAGCAACAATACTGCGCAGATTTTGAACGGCACATTTTATCCTGCTCACACCGTGAGAAACGGCGGGGTTGGGGATGAGGGGTGTTTTAGTCAAAAGCCGGTGGGGGAGGAGGGCGTTGTTGCGGTGGCTGGTGGTGGGAAGAAGCGGTCGTCGGCGGACGGAGGGGCGGCGGAGAGGGCTTTTCCGAGGATTTGCATTTGGGAGTCGGATGGGGAAGCTGGGGATATTACTTGTGACATTGTCGATAATGTCGTCTTCAATCAGGATGGAATTAAGCAGTTTAGGAGGAACCCTTGCTGCTTTAGTGGCGGCGAGGCGAAGAAGACGGGAGAGACGATTTCGAAAGGGCATAAGAATTACGAGCTCATGCTCAATCTCCAGCTCGGGATACGGCATTCTGTTGGGAAGCATGCTTCTAACTTGCGCGAGCTCAAGCTGAGTGATTTTGATGCCAAGGAGAAATTCTGGACTAGGTTTCCGTCGGAAGGGTCGAAAATCACGCCGCCGCATCAGTCCGCTGAGTTCCGGTGGAAGGATTACAATCCTGTGGTGTTTAG ACATTTAAGGCAGCTATTTCAAATAGATCCTGCGGATTACATGTTAGCCATTTGTGGAAATGAGGCGTTGAGGGAGCTTTCGTCACCCGGGAAGAGTGGAAGTTTGTTTTACTTAACACAGGATGATCGTTTCATGATCAAAACTGTGAAGAAATCAGAAGCCAAG GTGCTTATAAAGATGCTTCCTAGTTACCATCACCACGTCTATTGCTACGAAAACTCGCTGGTGACAAAGTTCTATGGAGTTCATTGTGTGAAACCAGTGGGTGGAGTCAAG ACACGTTTCATTATGATGGGGAATTTGTTCTGCTCAGAGTATCGAATCCATAGGAGATTCGATTTGAAAGGATCCTCCCATGGCCGCACGACTGATAAGCTTAAGGGAGATATTGATGAGACCACAACTTTGAAAGACCTTGACCTTGATTATGTATTTAGGCTGCATACAAATTGGTATCAAGATCTTATCAA ACAAATTGATCGCGACTGTGAATTCCTGGAGACAGAACGAATAATGGATTACAGCCTCTTAGTTGGCCTTCATTTTCGTGATGTTAGCACTGGCGACAAGATTGGTTTATCGCCATTCCTCCTGCGCACAG GGAAGAGTGATTCATACAAGAACGAAAAGTTCATGCGTGGCTGTCGTTTCCTTGAAGCCGAACTGCAAGACATGGACCGGGTCCTATCTGGCAG GAAGCCATTGATCAGGCTAGGGGCTAACATGCCGGCACGAGCCGAGCGAGCAGCTCGAAGGAGTTTGGACCAATGCACACCTGGAGGCTTGAGCAGCCTGACGTCCTCACGCAGTGGTGAAATCTATGAAGTGGTCCTCTACTTTGGCATCATAGACATTTTACAAGACTATGATATTACCAAGAAGCTCGAACACGCCTACAAATCGTTGCAAGTTGACCCTGCCTCAATCTCAGCAGTCGACCCCAAGCTCTACTCGAAGAGATTCCGCGATTTTGTTGGGAGAATATTCCTGGAGGATAGATGA